The DNA region GCCTTAGGTGACCCGGCTTTGGAAGAAGGGACTCTGGCAGGTGTCTGGGAGTCCAGGGGGAACAGCCATGACACGAGGCTCCCACGGCCCCAGGAGTCCGCTCTCGGCACCTTTCAGCACTCTTCACCCCGTTTCTCATGATGGTTTCCTTAGCGGCCAGAGATCTAACCCCCTTCCTCCGGCAGCTTCCCTCTGGGCCCCAGAAAAGAACAGCGAGGCCAGACAGCTAATCggtggttgttttttgtttttaattcgtCTCTAATAAGCAACACCATCTGCCCACCCCTGCATGGGAAGTGGGACCCAAGAGAGGAGGCCTAGCACCCACTTTTCAGAGTTGGAGGCAGAGGCCTGAGAGGCCTTGAGGCTCGGATCTCCCCACTGGGTGCGTGGAGGGCATAACCCCCCACCCAGGATAGGTTAGGTTTCAGCTACTTGGCCACGGACCCTTGGGAGCAGTGGAGAGCGTGTGGGCCCTGGGGCTCTTGTTCTGGGACAGTTAGCAGTTTGGAGGTACCCCTGGCCCCCTGAGCAGTTAGAGATTAGGGGGGCTGATCCTCGGCCATAGGGGTGGTTAGAGGCTGTGGGCTGTTAGAGACAGGCTGCCCAAGCCTCCGCCCCCAAGAATGTTAGAGATTTGCTGAGGTCAGGGGTGCTGGGACACCAGTTTTGGGAGGGAATCGTTAATACACTGAGGAAATGTTCTGAGCTCCCCAGAAAAGAGCTGTAAGTTAGAGGAGGGCCAGGGCTGGCTGGGGCCAGCTGTCCCAAGGCTGGGCGTCCTGCCTGGGAGATGCAGTGGTCACTGGGGTTTCTCTCCCTCAGTGGTCCTGGCCTCGTCCTTGGTGGGAGGTGGTGGAGAATTCCTGGGGGAAGCTGAAGTAGTGGGGTTGGGGGCCCCCGACCCTGACTGGGCATCTATGCTGGCATGCTCCTTCCGAACAAGGTCCTCCAGCTCCTTCTGCAGGGGGCAAAGTTCACAGAGGTCAGAGGTCATCATGCATCCTTGGGTCGGAGGACCTGTGGGAGGGGGATCCAAGGACTGGGCTCGGGGTTAGCTGGGGTGATAACTCCTCACCTTCCATCCGAGGAGGTCAGCAAGGGCCAGGCAGCCCTGGTCGCAGTCGCCCAGCCAGGCCACGTCCCTGAGGGCGAGGGGAGAGTCAAAACTCCCAGGCTTGTCTCAGCACCAGTGGCTCTGCCTGTCCTTTGCCTCCATGCCTTCCCTCCCACCTGGGCCCTGTCCCTCCCAGGCCCCACCTCACCCCGCTGCAGACCCAGGCCTCACCTGTAGGCCTTCTTGGAGTCAAAGTCCATGCCTCCTCCGAGGGCCATCATCATCCCGAGGAAAGGGTCAgtctgtgggggagggggagctaagagcacagactctggagccagggggcctgggtttgaatcccagctctgtgactttgCTCAAGTGGCCtggcctctctgaacctcagtttcctcctctgtggagTGGGGGTAATCACCACACCCGCTCTGAGGATGACACTGTCAGTGGGTTAATACAGAGAAGATGCTGAGCAGAGTgtgtgccacacagcatgtttTTCGCCTGCTGGAGGAAACAGCTGTCCCGGGGGACAGGGGCTCCCTCAGTTTGAAAAGAGAGCTGCTGAGAGACGGCACGGTGACTCCTGATGGCACTGCTGCCGGCCCGGGGGCCAGCGAGCCCAGACTCTTCAGTCACGGGAAGCTCAAGGTTCCTGTTTTGGCTTAAGTTGCTTTGAGCTGGGGTCTTATCATCCCCTCTTAAAAGGgtgaatgggacttccctggcagtccagtggttaagaatccgcctgccaatggaggggacgtgggttccattcctggtctgggaagatcccacatgctgcggggcgactaagcccgtgtaccccaactactgagcccggaccctagaggctgtgctctgcaacaagagaagccactgcagtgagaagcccgccaTGCACTGCAGttagagtagcccctgctagcCACAGCTACAGAGAGCCCAGGTACAGCAATGAAGGCCTACTATAGACAAAAAATCAGATAAAAAAGGGTCACTGACCCAGAGGCCTGTGGAACCCTGCAGAGTCGGGGTAGCCTGGAACCTGACCCCTGAGGATTCCAAGATCCCCAGGTCTGAGATGAGGGGCCCAGAGTATTGGGCTTCCCCAGAGACCTGTGCCCGGGTTCCTGGGGGGTCTGGGGGAGGTGATGTGGGGCTCGTGTGTGGGGGTGGCGGGGTAGGATGAAGAGGACTCACCTGGCCAGTCTTCTCCTTGTTGATGAGCAGGCGCGGGGTGGACAGGGGCGCCCTGGGGGATGGTGAGCTGAGTGATGAGGGCCTGTCACGGCTCCCCCGGCCCCCCAGCAGCCCCCCACAGCCCCAGCCCCCAACCTACTTGCCAATGAGGGACGCAAAGGGCTGCACCTGCAGGGAGGTGCCCATGATGATAAGGAGGTCCACCTTCAGGAAGTCCTACGAAGCGGGAGCGGCCAGTGAGGTCAGCTGTCAGCCCCCGTCCCCCACTGCAAGCCCACCCACAGCTACTTGGGGAAGCCACCTGCCACAGGGCAGGACTTAGGCTGCCCCTGCGTGGGCCGAGACGGGGCGGCCGGGACACTTACTGACTGCATGCAGGAGAAGAAACGCGCTGGGAGGTTCTCGCCGAAGAACACGATATCTGAGGGggagacagatggacagacagacacggggacAGAAAGAGATGGTGAAAAAACAGGGGACAGAGACAGGGAGGGGGAGAGACAACgggcaggagcagaaggcagACCCCAGGGCTGCAGTGGGAGTGTGGATGGGGCAGTGGGAAATAGGCCAGGGGGCTATGGCACCCCCTCCCCTAGTCAGGGAGACAGGGTGACCAGGGTGGGGTGGATGGATAGGGAGCATGGCCTTCTTGGGAAGGGGTTAGTGGGTGTGCAGGGTCCCAGCCCGGATCTACCTCGGTTGGTCCCAGGCCCCAAGCCTCACCAGGCTTCACCACGCTCTGACATTTCTCACACTTGGGAGTCACCTCGGAGAAGATCTTCTCTGGgcgtggggaaggggaggaagaggaagaggtaaGAGGCACTGGGCGGGGCTGCAGCCTGCCCATGCCACCCCCTTCATTGTCAATACAAACACATCTCAGTCATGGGGGAGCCTCCTGGGGCGTTTGCCCTGCCCAGGAAAGACCTCCTCCCAGCACCAGCCTACAGCTATTAcatgaaagaacaaacaaataagCAGACACGTCCCAAAAGGGGCAACTTGGTTCCACCAGCCCCCAACTTGGGGAATCTGGACTTGGGAGTGAAGTTCTTCCCatgggtctttctttttttctttttaaattttatttatttatttttggctgtgctgggtcttcattgctacacggGCTTTTCCCTAGCTTCGGCGAGCGGGAGctagtctctagttgtggtgcacgagcttctcattgaggtggcttttcttgttttggagcatgggttctagggcgcatgggcttc from Cervus elaphus chromosome 4, mCerEla1.1, whole genome shotgun sequence includes:
- the SIRT2 gene encoding NAD-dependent protein deacetylase sirtuin-2 isoform X3 gives rise to the protein MDFLRNFFSQTLGLGTQKERLLDELTLEGVSRYMQSERCRRVICLVGAGISTSAGIPDFRSPNTGLYANLEKYRLPYPEAIFEISYFKKHPEPFFALAKELYPGQFKPTICHYFIRLLKEKGLLLRCYTQNIDTLERVAGLEPEDLVEAHGTFYTSHCVSSGCRQEYSLSWMKEKIFSEVTPKCEKCQSVVKPDIVFFGENLPARFFSCMQSDFLKVDLLIIMGTSLQVQPFASLIGKAPLSTPRLLINKEKTGQTDPFLGMMMALGGGMDFDSKKAYRDVAWLGDCDQGCLALADLLGWKKELEDLVRKEHASIDAQSGSGAPNPTTSASPRNSPPPPTKDEARTTEGEKPQ